In one window of Leptospira sp. WS92.C1 DNA:
- the dxr gene encoding 1-deoxy-D-xylulose-5-phosphate reductoisomerase, translating into MATSVCLLGASGSVGESTLKVLRAYPEEFRLHSFSVHSNLQKALEIQKEFSPDFICVSSDSADRSVLGNKIGKTKILYGESFLTELVKDSSIEIVITAIVGAVGLRPTIAAITSGKRLGIANKETLVTSGPLINSLITKHKTKVVPVDSEHNALFQLLESLNRNAVEKIILTASGGSFRDLPIDQLPLVTKEQALHHPTWSMGPKITVDSNGMINKGLEIIEAHFLFGVPYEKIGVVIHPQSIAHGIVELRDGASFVYASYPDMIFPIAHSLFYPEPIPKVLRSYPAREWGKLEFREPDPSRYPGLLLAYEAGKAGGTAPSIFNAANEVAVELFLKNEIRFVDIPQYIRAALDSIAVAYPETLEGYEEADRITRETVRNLKSRKAVSAC; encoded by the coding sequence ATGGCAACCTCCGTTTGTCTTCTGGGCGCATCCGGTTCGGTAGGAGAATCTACTCTTAAGGTTCTTCGCGCTTACCCGGAAGAATTCAGACTTCATTCTTTCAGCGTTCATTCCAATCTTCAGAAAGCTCTGGAGATTCAGAAAGAATTTTCTCCGGATTTTATATGCGTGAGTTCCGACTCCGCGGATCGATCCGTTCTTGGAAACAAAATCGGAAAGACCAAAATTCTTTACGGAGAATCTTTTCTTACCGAACTCGTAAAAGACTCTTCGATTGAAATCGTAATCACCGCGATCGTGGGTGCCGTCGGTTTGCGTCCGACAATCGCAGCGATTACATCGGGCAAACGATTGGGAATCGCGAACAAGGAAACGTTAGTCACATCGGGACCTCTGATCAATTCCCTGATTACAAAACACAAAACAAAAGTGGTTCCGGTCGATTCGGAACACAACGCGCTCTTTCAACTTTTAGAATCTCTCAACCGTAACGCGGTGGAAAAAATCATTCTCACCGCATCCGGAGGTTCGTTTCGGGATTTACCAATCGATCAATTGCCTCTTGTCACCAAGGAACAGGCGCTCCACCACCCTACTTGGAGTATGGGACCGAAGATCACCGTCGATTCCAACGGAATGATCAACAAAGGACTCGAGATCATCGAGGCTCATTTTTTGTTCGGAGTTCCTTACGAGAAGATCGGAGTTGTGATTCACCCGCAGAGTATCGCTCACGGAATCGTGGAGTTGAGAGACGGGGCTTCCTTTGTATATGCCTCTTATCCCGATATGATCTTTCCGATCGCACATTCTCTCTTTTATCCGGAACCGATTCCCAAAGTTTTGCGGTCTTATCCTGCGAGAGAATGGGGAAAACTGGAATTTAGAGAACCCGACCCGAGCCGATATCCGGGACTTCTCCTCGCTTACGAGGCGGGAAAGGCGGGTGGAACCGCTCCTTCTATTTTTAACGCAGCCAACGAAGTTGCGGTGGAATTATTTTTAAAAAACGAGATTCGTTTTGTGGACATTCCTCAATACATTCGAGCCGCGTTAGACAGCATTGCAGTTGCGTATCCTGAAACTCTGGAAGGATATGAAGAAGCCGATCGAATCACCAGGGAAACCGTTAGAAATCTGAAATCAAGGAAGGCTGTATCCGCATGTTGA
- a CDS encoding phosphatidate cytidylyltransferase: protein MGETSKRIASAAVLVVLYLFMIFYADFYYLQSYLILLLGGIIGIKEFYNLADRGDEGRPFRGTGTFFMFVILTFYYFRFIGSQNKFEPPLFFLQYIQYFVPPFDPVPVAFLLLFIIIFTLQITRRPLDGAIFSVSSTFLGVFYIAVPLGHLLLLLGMGQGIYYIILVSTITFLTDAGAYFGGRWFGRHPAGLAISPKKTWEGYATGIVTAIGSVFIFNMIWENSTGTRSAISGLEVLLISVIISLVSVIGDLLESAMKRDAKIKDSGSLIPGHGGVLDLADALLITIPVLYYYLQIKGNLGFQV, encoded by the coding sequence ATGGGTGAAACATCCAAAAGAATCGCGTCTGCCGCGGTACTCGTAGTGCTTTATCTTTTTATGATATTCTATGCGGATTTTTATTATCTGCAGTCTTATTTGATTCTTCTTTTGGGAGGAATCATCGGGATTAAAGAATTTTACAATCTCGCGGATCGCGGGGACGAAGGACGACCGTTTCGCGGAACCGGAACCTTTTTTATGTTCGTCATTCTTACGTTTTATTATTTTCGTTTTATCGGATCTCAGAACAAGTTCGAACCTCCGTTATTCTTTTTGCAATACATCCAGTATTTTGTTCCGCCGTTTGATCCGGTTCCTGTCGCATTTCTTTTGCTCTTTATCATCATCTTTACTCTACAGATCACCAGACGCCCGTTAGACGGAGCGATCTTTTCGGTATCATCTACGTTCCTCGGCGTATTTTATATCGCGGTTCCTCTCGGACACTTACTACTTCTTTTGGGGATGGGACAGGGGATCTACTATATCATCCTCGTTTCTACGATCACATTCTTGACCGACGCCGGGGCTTATTTCGGAGGAAGATGGTTTGGAAGACATCCGGCGGGACTTGCTATCTCTCCTAAAAAAACCTGGGAAGGGTATGCAACCGGAATTGTAACCGCGATCGGTTCCGTTTTTATTTTCAACATGATTTGGGAAAATTCTACCGGAACACGTTCTGCGATTTCCGGTCTGGAAGTTCTTTTGATTTCGGTCATCATCTCTCTCGTGAGTGTGATCGGCGACTTGCTCGAGTCCGCGATGAAACGGGACGCAAAGATCAAGGATTCCGGATCTCTGATTCCGGGGCACGGCGGTGTTTTGGATTTGGCCGACGCACTTTTGATCACCATTCCCGTTCTTTATTATTATCTCCAGATCAAGGGGAATCTTGGTTTCCAAGTCTAA
- a CDS encoding isoprenyl transferase codes for MDGNGRWATSRGKSRSEGHREGARAIDRLMDASLELGLSNISLYAFSTENWKRPITEIRSIFNLLIEFIETRLDTIHERGIRIHHSGSRKRLNRKVLDKIDFAVDKTKKNKKLTVNFCLNYGSRDELLKAAQEVFLQRKRDQVLFEKPLKEKELEKFLYTSTLPPVDLLIRTAGEQRLSNFLLWQSAYAELYFTDILWPDFDKKSLVESLQWYETRTRKFGGLENG; via the coding sequence ATGGACGGCAACGGTCGGTGGGCGACCTCCCGCGGAAAATCCAGATCGGAAGGACACCGGGAAGGAGCCCGGGCGATCGATCGTCTCATGGACGCAAGTCTCGAACTCGGTCTGTCCAATATCTCTCTCTACGCATTCTCCACAGAAAACTGGAAACGTCCGATCACCGAGATCCGTTCTATTTTCAATCTTTTGATCGAATTTATAGAAACCCGTTTGGATACGATTCATGAACGCGGGATTCGTATCCATCATTCCGGTTCGAGAAAAAGGCTGAACAGGAAGGTTTTGGACAAGATCGATTTTGCGGTCGATAAAACCAAAAAAAACAAAAAACTCACCGTGAACTTTTGTTTAAATTACGGATCCAGAGACGAGCTTTTGAAAGCCGCTCAAGAGGTGTTTTTACAGAGAAAACGGGATCAAGTTTTGTTTGAAAAGCCTCTGAAAGAAAAGGAACTGGAAAAATTTTTATATACGTCCACCCTTCCTCCCGTAGATTTACTGATCAGAACGGCCGGCGAACAAAGACTTTCTAATTTCCTTCTTTGGCAATCTGCATACGCGGAATTGTATTTTACCGATATTCTCTGGCCCGACTTTGATAAAAAATCTCTGGTAGAGTCCTTGCAATGGTATGAAACCAGAACCCGAAAATTCGGAGGATTGGAGAATGGGTGA
- the frr gene encoding ribosome recycling factor translates to MASEIIAGMKTKMDKTIDLVKKDFGTIRTGRANPSLVEDIRVDYYGTQTPINQLGNISVPEPRTLVISPYDKGIMKDLEKAIQASGLGLQPSNDGVVIRIIIPELTGERRKELAKVVKSKSEEKKVAIRNIRRDAMEDLKKHTEGMSQDEIKTVQDQIQKITDSYVEKISALTVEKEKEITTI, encoded by the coding sequence ATGGCCAGTGAAATCATTGCAGGTATGAAAACAAAGATGGATAAAACCATCGACCTCGTAAAAAAGGATTTCGGAACGATCCGCACGGGAAGAGCAAATCCTTCTCTTGTGGAGGATATCCGGGTCGATTATTACGGGACTCAAACCCCGATCAATCAGTTGGGAAATATTTCCGTTCCGGAACCGCGCACTCTTGTGATCTCTCCTTATGACAAGGGAATCATGAAGGATCTCGAAAAGGCGATCCAAGCTTCCGGTTTGGGATTACAACCTTCCAACGACGGAGTTGTCATTCGAATCATCATTCCCGAATTGACCGGAGAAAGACGCAAAGAACTTGCAAAAGTTGTAAAGTCCAAGTCCGAAGAAAAAAAAGTCGCGATCCGGAATATCCGCAGAGATGCAATGGAAGACCTCAAAAAACATACGGAAGGAATGTCCCAGGACGAGATCAAAACCGTTCAGGATCAGATTCAAAAAATCACCGATTCTTATGTTGAAAAAATTTCCGCTCTGACCGTAGAGAAGGAAAAGGAAATCACTACGATCTAA
- the pyrH gene encoding UMP kinase, with the protein MAAEAKYKRILIKLSGEALAGEGEFGIDTNKAHSLAEEIKEVHDLGVEIALVVGGGNIIRGTNLAKAGIDRATADYMGMLATIQNALALQDACEKKGLYTRVQSAIEINSIAESYIRRRAVRHLEKSRIVIFAGGTGNPYFTTDTTASLRAVEVGCDVILKATKVDGVYTADPKTDKTAKRYSQISFLESINRRLKVMDSTALSLCMENNMSIIVFDIFKRGNLKDLVAGTNIGTLISNSEDIKIDGQ; encoded by the coding sequence TTGGCAGCAGAAGCGAAGTATAAACGAATTCTGATCAAACTCTCCGGAGAAGCGCTCGCCGGGGAGGGGGAATTCGGCATTGATACCAATAAGGCTCATTCTCTCGCTGAAGAAATCAAAGAGGTTCACGATCTTGGTGTGGAGATCGCCTTAGTCGTAGGCGGAGGAAATATCATCCGCGGAACTAATCTCGCAAAAGCGGGAATCGATCGCGCTACTGCGGATTATATGGGAATGCTTGCCACGATCCAGAACGCTCTCGCGCTTCAGGATGCTTGCGAAAAAAAAGGGCTCTATACCAGAGTTCAGTCGGCGATTGAAATCAATTCCATCGCCGAAAGTTATATCCGTCGTCGTGCGGTTCGTCACTTGGAAAAGTCGAGAATCGTGATTTTTGCGGGCGGAACCGGAAATCCTTATTTCACAACGGATACGACCGCAAGTCTTCGCGCTGTGGAAGTCGGTTGCGACGTGATTCTCAAAGCCACAAAGGTGGACGGGGTTTACACCGCGGATCCGAAAACGGATAAAACAGCAAAACGTTATTCTCAAATTTCATTTTTAGAATCCATCAATCGTAGACTGAAAGTAATGGATTCGACCGCTTTGAGCTTGTGTATGGAAAACAATATGTCTATTATTGTTTTTGATATTTTCAAAAGAGGGAATTTAAAAGACCTCGTTGCCGGAACGAACATCGGAACCCTGATCTCTAACTCGGAGGACATTAAAATCGATGGCCAGTGA
- the tsf gene encoding translation elongation factor Ts yields MAVSTDLIRELRERTSAGMMDCKKALEENNADIEKAITWLREKGIAKAAKKAGRETKEGRVVSYIHGNGKIGVLVELNSETDFVSKNEDFETLGKEICMQIAAMNPLYLNEESIPAEDLEKEKGIMRAQLEAEGKKAEQIDKILPGKIKKYISEACLVNQTFFKDDSKTIDDLVKEAISKFGENILIARFVRFQVGGL; encoded by the coding sequence ATGGCAGTATCTACAGATTTAATCAGAGAACTCAGAGAGAGAACCAGTGCAGGGATGATGGACTGCAAAAAAGCTCTCGAAGAAAATAACGCAGATATCGAAAAAGCGATCACTTGGCTCCGTGAGAAAGGAATCGCGAAGGCCGCTAAAAAAGCGGGAAGAGAAACCAAAGAAGGAAGAGTGGTTTCCTACATTCACGGAAACGGAAAAATCGGGGTTTTGGTAGAACTGAATTCCGAAACGGACTTTGTTTCCAAAAATGAAGATTTCGAAACTCTCGGCAAAGAAATCTGTATGCAGATCGCCGCGATGAATCCGCTCTATCTAAATGAGGAATCCATTCCTGCGGAAGATCTGGAAAAGGAAAAAGGAATCATGAGAGCTCAGCTGGAAGCCGAAGGCAAAAAAGCGGAGCAGATCGATAAGATTCTTCCTGGAAAGATTAAGAAATATATTTCCGAAGCTTGTCTTGTAAACCAAACCTTCTTCAAAGACGATTCCAAAACGATAGACGACCTAGTCAAGGAAGCGATCTCAAAATTCGGCGAGAATATTCTGATCGCTCGGTTTGTTCGCTTTCAGGTAGGTGGACTCTAA
- the rpsB gene encoding 30S ribosomal protein S2, which yields MSVISMKNLLETGVHFGHQTRKWNPKMAPYVFTARNGIHIIDLQKTVQKAKEAYDALKKQTSDGKKVLFVGTKKQARGAIEREAIRSNMFFINNRWPGGLLTNWNTVKKSIARLKKLEGMEADNSFEKEVKTKKEILTLRRELDKLRKTLGGIKDMATIPEIMFVIDPKKEEIAVKEARKLGLTIFAVVDTNCDPELIDFPIPGNDDAIRAISLFLETMANAVIEGTGGVVEQPRFSEDLDSEALALEYQGEYDESGKFIMDEDPESKKSKAAAAAAAAAALEAGVTPAAAEEPATTTIEVDKNE from the coding sequence ATGTCAGTGATTTCAATGAAAAACCTTCTGGAAACCGGAGTACACTTCGGACACCAGACTCGCAAATGGAATCCCAAAATGGCGCCGTATGTATTTACGGCAAGAAACGGGATTCACATCATCGATCTTCAAAAGACCGTTCAAAAAGCAAAAGAAGCTTACGACGCTCTGAAAAAACAAACTTCAGACGGCAAAAAAGTTCTCTTTGTGGGAACGAAGAAACAAGCGAGAGGCGCGATCGAAAGAGAAGCCATCCGCTCGAATATGTTCTTTATCAATAACCGCTGGCCGGGCGGACTCTTAACAAACTGGAACACGGTGAAAAAGAGTATCGCTCGTTTGAAAAAACTCGAAGGCATGGAAGCGGACAACAGCTTCGAGAAAGAAGTAAAAACAAAAAAAGAAATTCTTACCTTAAGAAGAGAGTTGGATAAACTCCGCAAAACTCTCGGCGGAATCAAGGACATGGCTACCATTCCGGAAATCATGTTCGTGATCGATCCAAAAAAAGAAGAGATCGCGGTGAAAGAAGCGAGAAAACTCGGTCTTACTATCTTCGCGGTAGTGGACACCAACTGCGATCCTGAGTTGATCGATTTCCCGATTCCGGGGAACGATGACGCGATCCGCGCGATTTCTCTTTTTCTCGAGACGATGGCAAACGCAGTCATCGAAGGGACCGGCGGAGTTGTGGAACAACCAAGATTCAGCGAGGATCTGGATTCCGAAGCTCTGGCTCTTGAATATCAGGGAGAATATGATGAAAGCGGAAAGTTCATCATGGACGAAGATCCTGAATCTAAAAAATCCAAAGCGGCAGCGGCAGCTGCGGCCGCAGCTGCTTTAGAAGCCGGAGTAACTCCCGCTGCTGCGGAAGAGCCTGCAACTACTACGATCGAAGTAGACAAGAACGAGTAA
- a CDS encoding polymer-forming cytoskeletal protein — protein sequence MSKKPVTRTARPITEYGAISTVLGKETSFSGILNFQKPLEISGEFQGEIESEGFLLVSEGAKVRANIKAGTVIVGGEITGNVIATQKLEMLSTGKVNGNIKTSKLQIADGVVFDGNCEMIQPNKD from the coding sequence ATGTCTAAAAAACCCGTAACCAGAACCGCTCGTCCGATCACAGAATACGGTGCGATTTCCACAGTTCTCGGAAAAGAAACCTCCTTTTCCGGGATTCTAAACTTTCAAAAACCTCTCGAAATATCGGGTGAATTTCAAGGCGAGATCGAGTCCGAAGGCTTTCTTCTCGTCAGCGAAGGAGCCAAGGTTCGCGCCAATATCAAAGCAGGAACCGTGATCGTAGGAGGGGAGATTACCGGAAATGTAATCGCGACCCAAAAGCTGGAAATGTTATCCACCGGTAAGGTAAACGGAAATATCAAAACTTCCAAACTTCAAATTGCGGACGGAGTGGTCTTTGACGGGAACTGTGAGATGATCCAGCCCAATAAAGATTGA
- a CDS encoding tetratricopeptide repeat protein: MISDTMKQTILFYNEGLSLYKTRKFAEALEKFKKATELSPDDGPSKKYIGRCQAFITTPPPDDWDGVFEMKTK, encoded by the coding sequence ATGATCTCTGATACAATGAAACAAACCATTCTATTTTACAACGAAGGTTTGAGCTTATACAAAACCAGAAAGTTCGCAGAAGCCCTCGAAAAGTTTAAGAAGGCGACCGAGCTCTCTCCGGATGATGGTCCTTCTAAAAAATACATCGGCCGCTGCCAGGCATTTATCACAACTCCTCCTCCAGACGACTGGGACGGAGTTTTTGAAATGAAAACCAAATAA
- the acpS gene encoding holo-ACP synthase, with product MKISVGNDIVENHRIRELLERHGDRFLKRVFSESEREYCSNRKDPIPHLSGRFCVKEAFIKAIEPGDKVILDMREIELFGKEFGKKELVLHGKSKELFLTKGYSGCSVSISHAENYSTAVVVLYRE from the coding sequence ATGAAAATTTCAGTCGGGAACGATATCGTCGAAAATCATAGAATTCGCGAGCTTTTGGAAAGACACGGAGATCGTTTTCTCAAACGTGTTTTTTCTGAATCAGAACGGGAATACTGTTCCAATCGAAAAGACCCGATTCCCCACCTGAGCGGAAGGTTTTGCGTCAAAGAAGCCTTTATCAAAGCCATCGAACCCGGAGACAAGGTCATCTTGGATATGAGGGAAATCGAACTTTTCGGTAAGGAATTCGGAAAAAAAGAATTGGTACTCCATGGAAAATCCAAAGAATTGTTTCTTACCAAAGGCTACAGCGGTTGTTCGGTTTCGATCAGTCACGCTGAAAATTATTCTACCGCAGTCGTGGTGCTTTACAGGGAGTAA
- a CDS encoding YbbR-like domain-containing protein has protein sequence MLKTIFTNWQAKLGSILLAVLFYVNLQNSKILVKEIHIPIDYPKLPGSLVVSKASDKTVPIKVEGVREYVNYYSQFLKAHINSSELKPGENMVSIYRISGAPAGLRITKLKDKIRVIVESNSGKTLPIDVKFTGDLPPNYVKTNHFVSPSVVHLSGPPGVLDDFGKINIPPISLKDKTESFTVKHKLPDFPSSVKIRDNIKEVVVRVNIFASASNAGETLLLGIPIKCQNLDKNLEAEFSEPEVSVKLQSKTPLKSIQVIKGLSAGVVCSHKYDPKTKKILPDNKPVFAKIKLTKSPSLKAVDVLGVFPDRISILYKIKPDKDKTGPGETETGEEENTIEPDSNPELIEEE, from the coding sequence ATGTTAAAAACGATCTTTACCAATTGGCAGGCAAAACTCGGATCGATCCTTCTCGCCGTACTTTTTTATGTAAATTTACAAAATTCTAAAATACTCGTAAAAGAAATTCATATTCCGATCGATTATCCGAAACTGCCGGGTTCTCTCGTCGTTTCCAAGGCATCGGACAAAACCGTTCCCATCAAAGTGGAAGGTGTGAGAGAATACGTAAATTATTATTCTCAGTTTTTAAAGGCGCATATCAATTCTTCCGAACTTAAACCCGGAGAGAATATGGTTTCGATCTATCGAATTTCAGGCGCGCCCGCGGGTCTTCGGATCACAAAGCTCAAAGATAAGATCAGGGTTATCGTCGAATCGAACTCGGGAAAAACTCTCCCGATCGACGTCAAGTTTACGGGCGATCTTCCGCCAAACTACGTAAAGACGAATCATTTTGTTTCTCCTTCGGTCGTTCATCTCAGCGGACCACCCGGGGTTTTGGATGATTTCGGAAAAATCAATATTCCTCCGATTTCTCTTAAGGACAAAACCGAATCGTTTACGGTAAAACACAAACTTCCGGACTTTCCTTCCTCGGTAAAGATAAGGGACAATATCAAAGAAGTTGTCGTTCGTGTGAATATCTTTGCAAGCGCGTCTAACGCGGGCGAAACGTTGCTTCTCGGAATTCCGATCAAATGCCAAAACCTCGATAAAAATCTGGAAGCCGAATTTTCGGAGCCCGAAGTTTCCGTAAAACTCCAATCCAAAACTCCTCTGAAAAGCATTCAGGTGATCAAAGGGCTTTCTGCGGGTGTGGTTTGTTCTCATAAATACGATCCTAAAACCAAGAAAATCTTACCCGATAACAAACCTGTCTTTGCAAAGATCAAACTTACCAAATCTCCTTCCCTCAAAGCCGTGGATGTTTTGGGCGTTTTTCCGGATCGGATTTCGATTCTTTACAAAATCAAACCGGATAAGGACAAGACAGGACCTGGAGAAACGGAAACAGGGGAAGAGGAGAATACGATCGAACCCGATTCCAATCCGGAGTTGATCGAGGAAGAATGA
- the cdaA gene encoding diadenylate cyclase CdaA, with translation MFFLKNISLFPLGKNPLIIVLDVIIVSILIYQFYTTIRRTRGIQLLLGVALIWLLGIFASYFELELLDWIIENIRPALVFAIIVLLQPELRKITADLSKMKIFQPFLLKQMTDLEEITEAVKIMAKNKTGSLIAIIRENSLKEIIDQSVQLDAIISTSLLLTIFKKNSALHDGAVIIEQNRIACAGAFLPMTQNLDDARMGARHRAAIGISEESDSIVIVTSEETGEISVCYDGEITHPVKPIELKNFVNTILQKRNTGAEKHGLVSDEKSGER, from the coding sequence TTGTTTTTTCTAAAAAACATATCCCTCTTTCCTCTCGGTAAAAATCCGTTGATCATCGTTCTCGATGTAATCATCGTCAGCATTCTCATCTATCAATTTTATACCACGATTCGGAGAACCAGAGGCATTCAGCTTTTACTCGGGGTCGCTCTCATTTGGCTCTTGGGAATTTTTGCGAGTTATTTCGAACTCGAGTTGCTCGATTGGATCATCGAAAATATTCGCCCAGCGCTCGTTTTTGCCATCATCGTATTGCTCCAACCCGAACTCAGAAAGATCACCGCGGATCTTTCCAAGATGAAAATCTTTCAACCCTTTCTTTTAAAACAAATGACGGATCTGGAAGAGATCACCGAAGCGGTCAAGATCATGGCGAAAAATAAAACCGGATCTCTTATCGCGATCATACGCGAAAACAGTCTGAAGGAAATCATCGATCAGTCCGTTCAGTTGGACGCGATCATTTCTACGAGTCTGCTTCTTACCATTTTTAAAAAGAATTCCGCACTTCACGACGGAGCTGTGATCATCGAACAAAACAGAATCGCTTGTGCCGGAGCGTTCTTGCCCATGACCCAGAATCTGGACGACGCGAGAATGGGGGCCAGGCACAGAGCTGCCATCGGAATCTCGGAGGAATCGGACTCGATCGTGATCGTTACCTCCGAGGAAACCGGAGAAATTTCGGTTTGTTATGACGGAGAGATCACTCATCCGGTCAAACCGATCGAGTTGAAGAATTTTGTGAACACGATCCTGCAAAAAAGAAATACGGGCGCTGAAAAACACGGACTTGTATCCGATGAAAAGTCGGGCGAACGATAA
- the dapB gene encoding 4-hydroxy-tetrahydrodipicolinate reductase, giving the protein MAASKFKIALIGGSGRMGRAIITVLSASSRSELSSAVVGPGSVFLSMDSGLHSGIKQNGVSFSSEIEEAIKGADCVIDFSTHQNLDATLKACISLKKPVVIGITGLTELQKEFLKIAAKEIAIVYSPNMSIGVNLLFKLTEIAAKVMGEISDIEIQDIHHRHKKDAPSGTAEKLKNILLETLGRTDKNVVHGRHGILKERDPKEIGIHTLRAGEVIGDHTVYFFTPEERIEITHKAQDRKTFAVGSVHAAEFLVGRNPGLYDMFAVLGL; this is encoded by the coding sequence ATGGCGGCTTCCAAATTTAAGATCGCATTGATCGGGGGTTCCGGTAGAATGGGGCGCGCGATCATCACAGTGCTTTCCGCTTCTTCCAGATCGGAATTGTCTTCAGCGGTTGTCGGCCCAGGTTCTGTTTTTCTCAGTATGGACTCGGGTCTTCATTCCGGGATCAAGCAGAATGGGGTTTCCTTTTCTTCGGAGATAGAAGAAGCGATCAAAGGCGCGGATTGTGTGATCGATTTCAGTACACATCAGAATTTGGACGCGACCCTCAAAGCTTGTATCTCTTTAAAAAAACCCGTGGTCATCGGTATAACCGGACTCACCGAGTTGCAAAAAGAATTCCTCAAGATTGCAGCCAAAGAAATTGCGATCGTATATTCTCCGAATATGTCCATCGGTGTGAATCTTCTTTTCAAGTTAACCGAAATCGCAGCGAAAGTGATGGGGGAAATTTCGGATATCGAAATTCAAGACATTCATCATCGTCATAAAAAAGACGCCCCGTCCGGGACCGCCGAAAAATTAAAAAACATTCTTCTGGAAACGTTAGGAAGAACGGATAAGAACGTAGTCCACGGAAGACACGGAATCTTAAAAGAAAGAGACCCCAAAGAAATCGGAATTCATACCTTGAGAGCGGGGGAGGTCATCGGAGATCATACCGTCTATTTTTTCACTCCCGAAGAACGGATCGAAATCACTCACAAGGCTCAGGATAGAAAGACCTTTGCGGTCGGTTCCGTTCACGCGGCCGAATTTTTAGTGGGTCGGAACCCCGGCCTCTACGATATGTTTGCAGTGTTGGGATTGTAA
- the dapA gene encoding 4-hydroxy-tetrahydrodipicolinate synthase: protein MFQGVYTAIITPFKNGKIDYDSYFKLLEKQIKAGVNGIVPCGTTGESPTLSHVEHAELIRETVKAVANKVQVIAGTGSNSTLEAIELTEAACKDGVDGILSVNPYYNKPTQEGLFLHFKEIAEHSSVPVMLYNIPGRTGVNVLPETVLRLSEVKNIRSMKEATGDLGQMAKLISLVGHKMTVLSGDDNLTLPLLAIGGVGVVSVISNLFPKAMVGLVQNFHDGKVAEARKIHYDFIEVFALAFMETNPIPIKAAMHWFGHCSPEIRLPMTPLTQNDTSAKFKKVLEGLKEKGYE, encoded by the coding sequence ATGTTCCAGGGCGTTTATACAGCGATTATCACACCATTCAAAAACGGAAAAATCGATTACGATAGCTATTTCAAGCTTCTGGAAAAACAAATCAAGGCCGGCGTCAACGGAATTGTTCCTTGTGGAACCACGGGAGAATCTCCGACTCTTTCTCACGTAGAACACGCGGAACTCATTCGTGAAACCGTAAAAGCCGTAGCCAACAAAGTCCAAGTGATCGCCGGCACGGGTTCTAATTCGACCCTCGAAGCGATCGAGCTCACCGAAGCCGCTTGTAAGGACGGAGTGGACGGAATTCTTTCCGTAAATCCGTATTACAACAAACCGACTCAGGAAGGCCTCTTTTTACATTTCAAGGAAATTGCGGAACATTCATCCGTGCCCGTTATGCTCTACAATATCCCGGGTAGAACTGGCGTAAACGTTCTGCCCGAAACCGTGCTTCGTCTGAGCGAGGTTAAAAATATCCGTTCGATGAAAGAAGCCACCGGAGATCTGGGCCAAATGGCCAAACTCATTTCACTCGTGGGTCACAAGATGACGGTTCTTTCGGGAGACGATAATCTCACACTTCCTCTTCTTGCGATCGGGGGAGTCGGGGTCGTTTCCGTGATCTCCAATCTGTTTCCAAAGGCGATGGTTGGGCTCGTCCAAAACTTTCATGACGGCAAAGTCGCCGAGGCCAGAAAGATTCATTACGACTTTATCGAAGTCTTTGCCCTTGCGTTTATGGAAACCAATCCGATTCCGATCAAGGCGGCGATGCATTGGTTTGGTCATTGTTCTCCGGAGATTCGTCTTCCGATGACTCCTCTGACACAAAACGATACGAGTGCAAAATTTAAAAAGGTCCTCGAGGGTCTAAAAGAAAAAGGTTACGAATAG